A genomic region of Raphanus sativus cultivar WK10039 chromosome 6, ASM80110v3, whole genome shotgun sequence contains the following coding sequences:
- the LOC108833540 gene encoding uncharacterized protein LOC108833540, producing the protein MASVYSNLTYWLVNHPNIADFTWTEGETFGSTVFFVSVVVSIYLSVTFILRYAMVSLPSLGPRILKPITAVHSLSACLLSLIMAVGCTLSITSAPSLHAICFPVDEKPKGPLFFWAQVFYLSKILEFGDTLLIILGKSFQRLSFLHVYHHATVLIICFIWLRTRQSMFPVGVVTNSTVHVIMYGYYFMCAVGCKPRWKRLVTDFQVVQFVFGFGILVLMFSEHYFGSGCSGIWGSYFTSAFNASLLALFFNFRSKNYVKKTKPEMIKLS; encoded by the exons ATGGCCTCCGTTTACTCCAACCTAACCTACTGGCTCGTGAACCACCCCAACATTGCCGACTTTACATGGACCGAAGGTGAAACCTTTGGCTCCACAGTCTTCTTCGTCTCCGTTGTAGTCTCCATTTACCTCTCCGTCACATTCATCCTCCGATATGCCATGGTTTCACTCCCCTCACTCGGTCCCCGCATCCTCAAACCAATCACAGCCGTCCACAGCCTCAGTG CCTGCCTTCTCTCCCTAATCATGGCTGTCGGTTGCACTCTCTCCATAACCTCAGCCCCTTCCTTACATGCGATCTGTTTTCCAGTCGACGAGAAACCTAAAGGACCGCTTTTCTTCTGGGCTCAAGTCTTCTACCTCTCGAAGATCCTCGAGTTTGGAGACACACTCCTCATCATACTTGGCAAATCATTCCAGCGACTCTCGTTCCTCCACGTGTACCACCACGCCACTGTGTTGATCATTTGCTTCATCTGGCTCCGAACCCGCCAGTCCATGTTTCCGGTCGGGGTCGTGACGAACTCAACGGTCCACGTCATTATGTATGGCTACTACTTCATGTGCGCCGTAGGATGTAAGCCAAGGTGGAAGAGGCTTGTGACGGATTTTCAGGTTGTGCAGTTTGTTTTCGGCTTTGGAATATTAGTTTTGATGTTCTCGGAGCattatttcgggtcgggttgcTCCGGGATTTGGGGAAGTTATTTCACCAGTGCGTTTAATGCTTCTCTATTGGCTCTCTTCTTCAACTTCCGTTCCAAGAACTATGTGAAGAAGACGAAACCGGAGATGATTAAATTGTCTTGA